One region of Niallia sp. Man26 genomic DNA includes:
- a CDS encoding APC family permease: protein MSGSILKRILIGKPLKTSALGEQKLNKLKALAILSSDALSSVAYGTEQILLVLAGIGILAYWYSIPIAIGVLVLLVALILSYRQIIYAYPRGGGAYIVSKTNLGENAGLIAGGSLLVDYILTVAVSVSAGTDAITSAFPSLHEHNVLIASLFVILITILNLRGVTESASILAYPVYLFVIALVVLILTGLWKMVTGDVGNAVHTPIGTAVPGLSIFLLLKAFSSGCSALTGVEAISNAVPNFKEPSAKNAVRTLTLMGVILGVLFSGITLLAYWYGISPKAEETVVSQIASEVFGRNGFYYFIQVTTALILILAANTGFAAFPLLAVNLAVDKYMPRIFTIRGDRLGYSNGIVTLGAASILLIILFKGNTEMLIPLYAVGVFIPFTLSQSGMIKKWCTEKPKNWKWKMRINLAGALITLTVLLILFTTKFSQVWSVLIFLPIIVFIFHKIKGHYEDVASQLRMDEHHKAEKPEGNIVILPVAGITKVVDNSLAYAETIGQTIIAVYVAFDRESEKRMEEKWKAYRPDIRLVTIHSQYRSLVRPLRRFIDVIEEKGAENNHSVTVIIPQFITKKSWHNILHNQSSLLLKAHLLYRRNVIVTTVPFRFKK from the coding sequence GAACAAATACTGCTCGTATTAGCAGGTATTGGTATTCTCGCATACTGGTATTCTATACCGATTGCCATTGGGGTACTTGTGCTGCTTGTAGCACTGATATTATCATATCGTCAAATCATCTACGCATATCCTCGCGGAGGCGGTGCTTATATTGTTTCAAAAACAAATCTAGGGGAAAATGCCGGCTTGATTGCAGGAGGCTCCTTGCTCGTTGATTATATCCTGACTGTTGCTGTAAGTGTATCAGCAGGTACAGATGCAATTACATCAGCATTTCCTAGCTTACATGAACATAATGTGCTTATAGCCAGCTTGTTTGTTATATTAATTACTATTTTGAACTTAAGAGGAGTCACAGAATCAGCATCTATTCTGGCTTATCCAGTGTATCTGTTTGTTATCGCGTTAGTGGTTCTGATTCTTACAGGTTTATGGAAAATGGTCACAGGTGATGTTGGCAACGCGGTGCATACACCAATTGGTACAGCTGTTCCTGGATTGAGTATTTTTCTATTATTGAAGGCATTCTCATCTGGATGCTCAGCGTTAACAGGGGTCGAGGCTATTTCCAATGCTGTACCGAACTTTAAAGAGCCTTCAGCAAAAAATGCAGTCCGAACATTAACGCTGATGGGAGTTATACTGGGAGTGCTCTTTTCCGGTATTACCTTACTTGCCTATTGGTATGGGATTTCGCCAAAAGCAGAAGAAACGGTTGTATCACAAATCGCTTCAGAGGTGTTTGGCCGGAATGGATTTTATTATTTCATTCAAGTAACGACAGCGCTTATTTTAATATTAGCTGCTAATACTGGCTTTGCTGCGTTTCCGTTGCTTGCAGTCAACCTTGCTGTTGATAAGTATATGCCAAGAATTTTTACAATTCGTGGTGACAGATTGGGCTATTCGAATGGAATTGTTACATTAGGAGCGGCATCTATTCTATTAATTATTCTTTTTAAAGGGAATACAGAAATGCTTATTCCGCTGTATGCAGTAGGTGTATTTATTCCATTTACACTATCCCAAAGCGGAATGATTAAAAAATGGTGCACAGAAAAACCGAAAAACTGGAAGTGGAAAATGAGGATAAACTTGGCTGGGGCATTAATAACACTAACTGTGCTGCTTATTTTATTCACGACAAAGTTTTCTCAAGTATGGTCTGTGCTGATATTCCTACCGATAATCGTCTTTATCTTTCATAAGATTAAAGGGCATTATGAGGATGTTGCCAGCCAGCTCCGTATGGATGAACATCATAAAGCAGAAAAGCCAGAAGGTAATATTGTTATTTTGCCTGTTGCTGGGATAACGAAGGTTGTCGATAATTCTTTAGCATATGCAGAAACGATTGGACAGACGATTATCGCTGTATATGTTGCCTTTGACAGAGAAAGCGAAAAACGGATGGAGGAGAAATGGAAAGCATATAGACCGGATATCCGCCTTGTGACAATCCATTCCCAATATCGCAGTTTAGTGAGACCATTAAGGAGATTCATAGATGTAATTGAAGAAAAAGGAGCAGAAAATAACCATAGTGTCACGGTTATTATTCCACAGTTCATAACGAAAAAAAGCTGGCACAATATCCTGCATAATCAATCCAGCTTGCTTCTTAAAGCCCATCTTCTTTACAGACGAAATGTTATCGTAACTACTGTGCCTTTCCGGTTTAAAAAGTAA